AGCTGCGCGGCCGACCCCGTCGCGGCACTCTGCCCCTGCTCATCCACACTCCGGCGTTCGGTGATCCGCGCGACCATCCACTTCGTGGAACGCCCGCTTCCGCGGAACGCCAGCACAGTTCCCGACTCGGCCGCGAACAGCGGAGTGTTGGCGGCCATACTCGGGTTGTTCGCCGCGCGCAGTTCTCTGCCCTCGCCCGCCGGACTCCCGGACGAGCTGTCCTCGGCGATCAGCTCAGCGGCCTGCTCCGGCCCGCGCGCCATGCGCTCGGCCTTGCTCTTGGCCTCCGCGCGGGTGGTGGCGCTGGTGTAGTCGAAACGCACCGAGACCTTGGGCAGTTGCTTACTGCCGAGTTCACGCATCAGCAGCAGCGACCTCGTCACCGAACGGGCCTGGTCAGCGGTGAAGATCGTCTCGCTCATGGCGGCCTCGGCACCGCCCTGGCGCTCGATCAACTCGGTGACCCGCTGCTCGGTGACTCGCAGGTCCTGCCTGCGGGCGGCCCGGTCGGCCAGTTCCTGCCGCACCGTGAACGCCGCTATCCTGCTTGCCAACTCGTCCTTGCGGTTCTCGCTCTCGAGTTGTTCCAGCATCCTCGGCCTGCTCTGCAGCACGGCGTCGAAGCGATTCTCCACAGTGCTCACCGGAATGGCGTGGTCGCCGACGATGGCGGCCGAGCCCACCTTCGCGGGATGGGCACCACAGCCCGTCAACAACGCGGCGGCGAGCAACGCGACGATCAATCGTGGACGAACGATGACGGATCTCACAGGATCACTTTCTCACGAGACACCCCGGCTTGTCCGTAAACCCGTTGTGATCATGACCGATCACGTTCCGTACCATCGTCCGGATGTCACCGTGCTCCGGCGCGGTTCCGGCGTCCAGTTTTGCCTAAAACTGGGAGATCCACGTCCACAACGGACACGGCACGAACCGACCGTCGAGCCGAGCGGTGAACCTCAGCGCAGGGAGCGCAGCTCCCGGCGGAAGGCGGCGGGCGTGGCCGGGACGAGGTGCCGGAGCGGTTCGCCGTCCGGGTCCTCGGCCGGGCGCTTGAGCACCGACAGCACCGCGCCCTCGGGGCCGAAGTAGTAGTTCAGCGGGAACTCGCTGGCCTCCTCCTTGCCCCAGGAGCCCTTGTGGGCCTTGCCGAGCTGCATGACGAAGTGCTGCCCTCCGCTCGTGAGCCGCTCGACGCGGTCGTACCGGCGCTGCACCGGATCCCGCTCGGCACGGCCGACGTCGGGGGCGCCGAACGCGGGCTCGTCCTCCTCGCCACGCGAGCGGAGCGGCGGCCGCTCGGCGGGCACGACGATCTCCTCGTCGGCGACCGGTTCCACCGCGTCGGGCAGCAGGCTGGCCACGACCGAGTGCAGGTCGTCGGCGTCGACCGGCTCGAGCAGCACCTGCCCGCGCTCCCAGACCGCCAGCACGGCCACGTCGTCGGACTCGGCGAGGTGGAAACTGCCCTGCACCCGCTGCTCGTCCTCGACGAAGCCGTACCAGCCGTAGATCCGCCGATGCGGGTTGTGCAGCAACCGAACCGTCTCGCGCAGCTCAGGGACCGGGTTGTCCACGGTGGCCAGACCGCGCTCGCGCAGATCGGCCAGCACGTCCTTGATCAGGCGCACCCGCTCCCGGTACGTGCTGCCCGGTGAGAGCCCTTCGAGGCCTGCGGGCTTGGGCGTGCCCGCACCGCACTCGCCGCTGTGCAGCACGTCGTAGGCGGCGTAGTCGAGCAGGACCGGGTTCCGGGTGATCCTTTCAAACCGCCGGGACACGACCGCCCCCGCGCACTGCCCTCATCGCACTCACTGCTGCTCTTCCCGTTCGGCTCGACCCTGTTCGGCGCCGGTCGCACCGATGACCGGCGGGGCGGTGCGCTCGTCGGTGCCGAACAGCTCGTTGGGGTCGTTCTCGTCGAGCAACCAGTCGGGCCGCTCGTGCGTGTCCTCGCCCTCGCCGCCCTGCTGCTGACCGCGCCCCGCGGCGCCACCCATCGGAGCACCGGCACCCGTGGCCGCGCGGGGAACCCCCGCACCGGTGGTCGTACCCGACGTCGACGGGGCGCTGCCGACACCGCCGCGCCCACCACCGGGCAGCGACCCGGTGCCACCGCGACCGCCCGTGCCGGTTCCGGTTCCCGTTCCCGCGCCGGTGCCGGGGATGCCGCGCCCGCTGATGCCCGCGCCCTCGGCCTTGCCGCCGAGCAGACCACCACCGAGGACGGCGCCGCCGGCAGCCAGCCCGGCACCCCCCGCGGCGCCCGCGAGCGCGCCGCGCTGATCCCCGGCGAACGGATCCGTGTCGACGGAATCGCGCTGTGACCACCACGCGGATCGCGTTGCCCCGGGAGAACCGCTGCCGCTGCCGTGGCCACCACCGGCAGTTCCGCCGCCTGAGCCGCCGCCGGTACCGGTGTGCCCGGAGGTTCCGGCCTGGTCGGTTCCGGCGGGGCCCGAGTAGCCCCCACCCGTCCCGCCGGGGCGGGCGACGTTGGAACCGGAACCATCACCGCTGCCACCGACGCCGAATCCGCCGACGCCGGTGCCGTCGCCGGGCTTCCGGTCGTCGGGGGGCGCGGGCTGGGAGGGTTCCTTGTGCCCGTCGAAGGACGGAACCGCTCCCGTGTTGCCTCCGGTGGTGTCACCGTATCCGCGCAGCGACATCTGGTTCTGCTGGTGCTGCGCCTGGTAGTTCTGGGCCTCGGCCGCGTAGCCCGTCGGATTGGTGGTCACCGTCAGCGGGTTCATCGTCGGTGGCTCGGAAGGCACCTCGACGACCTTCTTCTTGCTCTCGTTGAAGCCGGAGCTCTGCGCCTCCAGCACCTTCCCGGCTTCCTGGCAACGACTGCCGGCCGTGTCGGCGGCTTCGCGCAGCGGGCGGATCGAACTCTGCGCCGCCTCGGCGGCCTCGCCTTTCCAGGAGGAACGCATCATGCCGAGGGCACCGTCGAGCTCGGTCGCCACCTCGGAGTGCTTCTCGGAGACCTTGCCCCAGCCCTGCACCGCCTCGTCGAGGCTGCCGGTACCGGCTCCGTGGTGGAACCACATGTAGATCTGGTGGCCGTCCGTGCCCTCCGGACGGATGTCGGGGGTCAGCTGGTCGTGCACCCAGTCGCAGGCGTTGTTGAACCCCTCGGCGGTGGAGCTCGCGGCGCTC
This genomic stretch from Actinopolyspora halophila DSM 43834 harbors:
- a CDS encoding SurA N-terminal domain-containing protein; the protein is MRSVIVRPRLIVALLAAALLTGCGAHPAKVGSAAIVGDHAIPVSTVENRFDAVLQSRPRMLEQLESENRKDELASRIAAFTVRQELADRAARRQDLRVTEQRVTELIERQGGAEAAMSETIFTADQARSVTRSLLLMRELGSKQLPKVSVRFDYTSATTRAEAKSKAERMARGPEQAAELIAEDSSSGSPAGEGRELRAANNPSMAANTPLFAAESGTVLAFRGSGRSTKWMVARITERRSVDEQGQSAATGSAAQLEQKFGARLLGLTAQRTGIELSPRYGVWDPVAVTVVPDEEQRSGFRL
- a CDS encoding ESX secretion-associated protein EspG; this translates as MSRRFERITRNPVLLDYAAYDVLHSGECGAGTPKPAGLEGLSPGSTYRERVRLIKDVLADLRERGLATVDNPVPELRETVRLLHNPHRRIYGWYGFVEDEQRVQGSFHLAESDDVAVLAVWERGQVLLEPVDADDLHSVVASLLPDAVEPVADEEIVVPAERPPLRSRGEEDEPAFGAPDVGRAERDPVQRRYDRVERLTSGGQHFVMQLGKAHKGSWGKEEASEFPLNYYFGPEGAVLSVLKRPAEDPDGEPLRHLVPATPAAFRRELRSLR
- a CDS encoding PPE domain-containing protein encodes the protein MGWGMDVVNNVVEGVQDAGNAVVDGVQSAASSTAEGFNNACDWVHDQLTPDIRPEGTDGHQIYMWFHHGAGTGSLDEAVQGWGKVSEKHSEVATELDGALGMMRSSWKGEAAEAAQSSIRPLREAADTAGSRCQEAGKVLEAQSSGFNESKKKVVEVPSEPPTMNPLTVTTNPTGYAAEAQNYQAQHQQNQMSLRGYGDTTGGNTGAVPSFDGHKEPSQPAPPDDRKPGDGTGVGGFGVGGSGDGSGSNVARPGGTGGGYSGPAGTDQAGTSGHTGTGGGSGGGTAGGGHGSGSGSPGATRSAWWSQRDSVDTDPFAGDQRGALAGAAGGAGLAAGGAVLGGGLLGGKAEGAGISGRGIPGTGAGTGTGTGTGGRGGTGSLPGGGRGGVGSAPSTSGTTTGAGVPRAATGAGAPMGGAAGRGQQQGGEGEDTHERPDWLLDENDPNELFGTDERTAPPVIGATGAEQGRAEREEQQ